TCCTTTCTCCTGGAGTTGCTTTAGTTCGTCCAGAAGCACAGCCGGAGAGACCACTACTCCATTGCCAATGAGGCAGTCGGTATGAGGGTAGAAGATGCCCGAGGGAACCAGATGCAGCCGAAACTCTCCATATGGGTTGCATACGGTGTGTCCGGCATTGGGGCCACCAGAGAAGCGCGCAACCAGGCTGGCCTTTTCGGCCAGCAGGTCAACAATCTTCCCCTTCCCTTCATCACCCCACTGGGCGCCAACGACTGCAACTAGCGGCATAAAAACTCTCCATTATGTGGGCAGTATTTTCGCTACCCCTAGGTTCCCTGATCAATCCGAAAACGCCGAAGATCCATAGCAGCAACCGCGCTCTCTACGTTGTGAGCGCCCTTATATGGATAAAGCGCTGTATTACTGTTACGAGGGCAAAAGCGGTTAACACGCACAAGCTGACAAGAATCGCTTTATCAACCCAATGCCCCACTATAATCCCCAGCGCCAAGACCACCACTCTTTCAGCTCGGGTAAATATCCCAACCTCGCATTTCAGTCCCAGCCCCTCAGCCCTTGCTCTGACATAGCTGACCAAAACCGATGTGACAAGGGTGGTATACACGAGAATAGGCTCCCATAAGGAGTGGTGATCCAGGTATAGGACGAGGAGCCCCAGAAGCACTGCTGCTTCCGCTAGGCGGTCGCAAGTAGAATCGAGAACAGCACCAAACTTTGTGGTCTTGCCTGTGGCCCGGGCCAGGGGACCATCGAGGAGGTCAAAAACTCCAGAAACAAGAATTAGAGCTCCCCCGAGGAGAAGGTAGTCCAGGCCAATCATTGCCCCAGAAACCCCGCTCACCGCAAGACCTATTAGGGTCAGTATATTCGGTGTTACCCTCGTCTTGCGGAGGACACCGACCACCCTAGCAGTGGAGTATTCGGCTGCCGTGTGGCGCACTTCAGACAGGTTCAACAATTATCTAGCCTCCAACAGTTCCTGGTAATAGGCCAGTGTTCTTTTAGCA
The sequence above is drawn from the Chloroflexota bacterium genome and encodes:
- a CDS encoding CDP-alcohol phosphatidyltransferase family protein, encoding MLNLSEVRHTAAEYSTARVVGVLRKTRVTPNILTLIGLAVSGVSGAMIGLDYLLLGGALILVSGVFDLLDGPLARATGKTTKFGAVLDSTCDRLAEAAVLLGLLVLYLDHHSLWEPILVYTTLVTSVLVSYVRARAEGLGLKCEVGIFTRAERVVVLALGIIVGHWVDKAILVSLCVLTAFALVTVIQRFIHIRALTT